CGTGGAGAAGCCTCCGGCCATCAATGCCGAGAGGGCGGAGGAGTTCGCCGCCAGGGCCGCCGAGGCGGGCACCTGGGGCATGGTGGGCTTCATGAAGCGGTTCTCCGTCGCCTACGGCCTGGCCAAACAGACCGCCGAGGACCCCTCCTTCGGTCCCATCTCCATGCTGGACGGCAAGTTCGCCAACGGAGACTACAACCCGCTCTGGGGCATCGAGAGCGGAGGGTTGAGCTACCTCACCGGGCAGGCGGTGCACATCTTCGACCTGATCCAGTACTTCGCCGGGCCGGTGGGCGAGGTCTACGCCCGGTACTTCGAGCGCTCCCCCGCCAACCACGGTTTCGCCGTTACCGTCACCTTCGAGAGCGGCGCCCTCGCGTCTCTAAACCTGAACTCCTTCGAGTCCTGGGAAGGCTTCGACGAGTGGTTCTGCATCACCGGGGTACACAACTACGTGGTGGTCGAGGACATGCTCTACGTCAACGTCCACCGGGAGAAAGGCTGGACCGAGATGCCGGCGGAGATGCAGTTGGACAACCTGAGCCTGGCCTACAAGCCCACCGCCATCCGCGTGCCCGACATGCGCAACCTGATGGGCTACACGGGCGAGTTGAGGGAGTTCGCCCGGTGCATCCTCGAGGGGCGGCGGCCCGGCCCAGACCTGGAGGCGGGCGCTGCCGCCATGCGCGTGGGGCAAGCCATCTGGGACAGCTCTCAGTCAGGCCGGGCGATCCGCCTGGCATAGAGGCAGGACGGCGAGGCCCGAGAACACAACCACTGACCGACATAGCCGGGGCCGATCGGCACCGGTTCCACCACCAGTCAAGGGGGTACTCATGTACGGCATCGGCAAAGAAGCACCAGCTTACATCTGGCA
This DNA window, taken from Anaerolineae bacterium, encodes the following:
- a CDS encoding Gfo/Idh/MocA family oxidoreductase — encoded protein: MASEGKQARIGFIGCGRHATRTLYPNLPLIDEIDLVAVADLQVALAERNARRFGARRFYDSADALLEGEPDLDGVIVVGIPQMMQPIGEKVLRERGIPIFVEKPPAINAERAEEFAARAAEAGTWGMVGFMKRFSVAYGLAKQTAEDPSFGPISMLDGKFANGDYNPLWGIESGGLSYLTGQAVHIFDLIQYFAGPVGEVYARYFERSPANHGFAVTVTFESGALASLNLNSFESWEGFDEWFCITGVHNYVVVEDMLYVNVHREKGWTEMPAEMQLDNLSLAYKPTAIRVPDMRNLMGYTGELREFARCILEGRRPGPDLEAGAAAMRVGQAIWDSSQSGRAIRLA